Proteins from one Falco naumanni isolate bFalNau1 chromosome 2, bFalNau1.pat, whole genome shotgun sequence genomic window:
- the LOC121083480 gene encoding matrix metalloproteinase-27-like, producing the protein MKDLPLLLLACAAVSNALPVHPEKDNQEDAKLVQDYLNKFYAAEPDPNQLGWKINAESTAEKLQKMQQFFGLKVTGKPDTETLEMMKKPRCGVPDVGLYGVTLPGWKKTKLTYRIVNHTPDMSKEDVDKAIQKAFKVWSTVTPLIFNRIHEGIADIMIAFGTKAHGRCPRYFDGPLGVLAHAFPPGNGFGGDAHFDEDEDWTTGSVGFNLFLVAAHEFGHALGLSHSNDQRALMFPNYAYISPSEFPLSPDDISAIQSIYGYPPNAPDKRPATPTPPKTCGSQMSFDAATTLRREVIFLKGRHLWRVYPDNSEVERELISTFWPTLPPGIEAAYENMKDQILFFKGNKFWVISGYQVLLGYPKNINALGLPKGVKKIDAAVCNRNTGKTDFFIGDKYWRFDENSKSMEKGYPRQTVDDFPGISQKVDAVFEQKGLFYFFHGSKQWEFSPTAKKVIREIKSNSWFNC; encoded by the exons ATGAAGGATCTTCCACTTTTGCTTTTAGCATGTGCAGCTGTTTCTAATGCCCTTCCTGTCCACCCAGAGAAAGACAACCAAGAAGATGCAAAGCTTGTGCAG gactatttaaataaattctatGCTGCTGAGCCAGATCCAAATCAGCTtggatggaaaataaatgctgaatccacagctgaaaaactgcagaaaatgcaaCAATTTTTTGGTTTGAAAGTGACTGGAAAACCAGATACTGAGACATTGGAAATGATGAAGAAACCCAGGTGTGGAGTTCCTGATGTGGGTCTCTATGGTGTTACTCTTccaggatggaaaaaaaccaagctgaCGTACAG AATTGTGAACCACACGCCAGATATGAGCAAAGAGGATGTGGATAAAGCAATTCAGAAGGCATTTAAAGTGTGGAGCACTGTCACCCCGCTGATTTTCAATCGTATTCACGAGGGAATAGCAGATATAATGATTGCTTTTGGGACCAAAG CTCATGGACGTTGCCCTCGTTATTTTGATGGCCCCCTTGGTGTCCTCGCTCATGCCTTTCCACCTGGCAATGGTTTTGGTGGTGATGCACACTTTGATGAGGATGAAGACTGGACCACAGGCTCAGTGG GGTTCAACTTGTTCCTTGTTGCTGCTCATGAGTTTGGCCATGCCCTGGGTCTTTCCCATTCTAATGACCAGAGGGCTTTGATGTTCCCCAATTATGCCTACATCAGTCCCAGTGAATTTCCGCTCTCTCCAGATGATATAAGTGCCATTCAGTCCATTTATG GATATCCACCAAATGCTCCAGACAAAAGGCCAGCCACCCCTACCCCACCTAAAACCTGTGGCTCCCAGATGTCTTTTGATGCTGCAACTACACTCCGACGAGAAGTCATTTTTCTAAAGGGCAG GCACTTATGGCGAGTCTATCCTGATAACTCAGAAGTTGAACGTGAATTAATTTCTACCTTCTGGCCAACTCTGCCACCTGGTATTGAAGCTGCATATGAGAACATGAAAGATCAGATCCTATTTTTCAAAG gcaaTAAATTCTGGGTTATCAGTGGATATCAGGTGTTACTTGGTTATCCAAAGAATATCAACGCACTGGGCCTCCCTAAAGGTGTCAAAAAAATTGATGCAGCTGTTTGTAATAGAAACACAGGGAAGACAGACTTTTTCATAGGTGACAAGTACTGGAG GTTTGATGAAAACAGCAAGTCCATGGAGAAAGGTTATCCTAGACAGACAGTTGATGACTTTCCAGGAATTAGCCAGAAGGTCGACGCTGTTTTCGAACAGAAAG gttTATTCTACTTCTTCCATGGATCAAAGCAGTGGGAGTTCAGCCCTACTGCTAAAAAAGTTATCCGTGAAATAAAGAGTAACAGCTGGTTTAACTGTTAA